A part of Hippea maritima DSM 10411 genomic DNA contains:
- a CDS encoding glycosyltransferase family 2 protein encodes MPLVSVVIPTFNRKKLLKEAIDSVMSQTFDDFEIVVSDDGSTDGTEEFISRMFKEEIIFIKGVHKGLPHARNEAIKIAKGKYIAFLDDDDWWDEKFLEKTIERLRRDDVIGVFTNYYKVYESGIKETGYKEGKVPEIVDLNWIVRGSFIDPSTVVVKKDAIVKTGLFDESLSTTEDWDMWLRMSRKGNFAYIDEKLVYKRIRVHVGIPMKSAKNDVFVMDKLLSTISNDEYEGIKYSLSEGASRIYSKYASFLLHNGEKDLAKKYFKKSLKLKFSGKVICRYILTFVPMPIAKVLDGAYLRVAKNYIKSLKLERRTER; translated from the coding sequence ATGCCACTTGTTAGCGTTGTTATTCCTACTTTTAATAGAAAAAAATTACTCAAAGAAGCCATAGATAGTGTCATGTCTCAAACCTTTGATGATTTTGAAATTGTTGTATCAGATGATGGATCAACCGATGGGACAGAAGAGTTTATTAGCAGGATGTTTAAAGAAGAAATAATTTTTATTAAAGGTGTTCATAAAGGGCTTCCCCATGCAAGAAATGAGGCTATAAAGATTGCAAAAGGAAAATATATAGCTTTCTTGGATGACGATGATTGGTGGGATGAGAAATTTCTTGAAAAAACTATTGAGAGGCTTAGAAGAGATGATGTAATAGGTGTTTTTACAAACTATTACAAGGTGTATGAGAGTGGGATTAAAGAGACAGGTTATAAAGAAGGAAAAGTACCCGAAATTGTTGATTTGAATTGGATTGTCAGGGGTAGTTTTATCGATCCAAGTACCGTTGTTGTAAAAAAGGATGCGATAGTAAAGACAGGTTTATTTGATGAAAGTTTATCAACGACAGAGGATTGGGATATGTGGTTGAGGATGTCGAGAAAAGGAAATTTTGCATATATCGATGAAAAACTTGTGTATAAGAGAATAAGAGTGCATGTAGGAATTCCGATGAAGTCCGCAAAAAATGATGTTTTTGTTATGGATAAACTTTTATCGACTATCTCCAACGATGAATATGAAGGGATAAAATATAGTTTGTCTGAAGGTGCAAGTAGAATTTATTCAAAATACGCATCGTTTTTATTGCATAATGGTGAGAAAGATTTGGCAAAGAAGTATTTTAAAAAATCTTTAAAACTTAAGTTTAGCGGAAAGGTGATTTGCAGATATATTTTGACATTTGTTCCTATGCCGATAGCTAAAGTATTAGATGGTGCTTATTTAAGAGTTGCTAAAAATTATATTAAATCTCTCAAGTTAGAAAGGCGTACAGAAAGATAG